The following are encoded together in the Vigna angularis cultivar LongXiaoDou No.4 chromosome 9, ASM1680809v1, whole genome shotgun sequence genome:
- the LOC108323688 gene encoding patatin-like protein 3, with protein MSPLLLFGLVFLSHFNGGLNTPLPPPNFGDHVSILSIDGGGIRGIIPATVLIYLDNALKAKDPTTSLADYFDVISGTSTGGIMSVMLAAPNASDSNRPLFTPSQVVQFYKKNGPNIFKPRSIIDPVQCPKYDGKFLRDTARQILKETRLDQTLTNLVIPTFDEDKIHPVIFSNYKLKTESYLNAKLSDIALGTSAAPTYFPSHEFQNDGVPFDLADGALAANNPALVAVSEVIQNNGEKEILLLSLGTGIPTAQKKLGGIFDLGCQALWLSLHQDTFNEAMFRTDVTHYYLATIFPGILPADNYLRIEEYNLDPSMEEMDDASKKNMDKLETVGKNLLLQKVKRMNVNTFLPFELDQTNAQALDKLAEQLYAERQLRLKRKSMEKGGRPFIETV; from the exons ATGTCTCCActgcttttgtttggtttggtgTTTCTGAGCCACTTCAATGGCGGATTGAATACGCCATTGCCACCTCCAAACTTTGGAGATCATGTTTCCATTCTCAGCATAGATGGTGGTGGCATCAGAGGAATTATTCCAGCCACTGTTCTTATTTACTTGGACAATGCTCTTAAG GCTAAGGATCCAACAACATCGTTGGCAGATTATTTCGATGTGATATCAGGAACAAGCACCGGTGGAATCATGAGTGTTATGTTAGCAGCTCCAAACGCATCTGATTCCAATCGTCCTCTTTTTACTCCATCACAAGTCGTACAGTTCTACAAGAAAAATGGCCCTAACATATTTAAACCTAG ATCTATCATCGATCCCGTCCAATGTCCCAAGTATGATGGAAAGTTTTTACGAGATACAGCTCGTCAGATATTGAAAGAAACACGACTCGATCAAACGTTGACCAACTTGGTAATACCAACTTTTGACGAGGACAAAATCCATCCAGTTATATTCTCAAACTACAAG CTGAAGACAGAAAGTTACCTGAATGCGAAACTTTCAGATATAGCTCTTGGCACTTCGGCTGCACCAACTTATTTTCCATCCCACGAATTTCAGAATGATGGTGTTCCATTTGATTTGGCTGATGGTGCTCTCGCTGCTAATAATCCT GCTCTGGTTGCTGTGAGTGAAGTGATACAAAACAATGGAGAAAAGGAAATTTTGTTGCTGTCTTTAGGAACTGGAATACCCACAGCTCAGAAAAAGTTAGGTGGCATCTTTGATCTTGGCTGCCAAGCTTTATGGCTAAGTTTACACCAAGATACTTTCAATGAAGCTATGTTCAGAACAGACGTGACTCATTACTACCTTGCCACAATCTTCCCAGGCATCTTACCTGCAGATAACTATCTTCGAATTGAG GAGTATAACCTGGATCCGTCCATGGAAGAAATGGATGATGCTTCTAAAAAGAACATGGATAAGCTTGAAACGGTGGGAAAGAACCTGTTGCTCCAAAAAGTTAAGAGGATGAATGTGAATACATTTCTTCCATTTGAACTCGACCAAACAAATGCTCAAGCTCTTGACAA
- the LOC108323716 gene encoding patatin-like protein 1, producing MSPFLLFALMLFSQFMAGFNTPLPPPIYGDHVSILSIDGGGIKGIIPATVLVYLDKALKAKDPTTSLADYFDVISGTSTGGLMTLMLTAPSSPGSNQPLFTPSEVVQFYKENGPDIFKLRPLWDPIRCPKYDGVFLRNKARELLKKTRLNQTLTNVVITSFDEQKIYPVIFSSFKLKTQTYLNALLSDIGLATSAAPTFFPSHEFQNDGVKFDLIDGAMAANNPALVAASEVIQHSGDKEILMLSLGTGIPKPKEKLGGIFDLGCQAAWLPFHIDVISEVAFSTDMTHYYLATIFPGLLPDENYLRIEEYNLPPYMNEMDNAKPRNMKNLEKVGKGLLTQKVKRMKVNTFQPFELDQTNAQALDRLAEKLFAERQLRLKRKSMEEGGRPFIETI from the exons ATGTCTCCTTTTCTCTTGTTTGCTTTGATGCTTTTCAGCCAATTCATGGCTGGATTCAACACACCATTACCACCTCCAATCTATGGTGATCATGTGTCCATTCTCAGCATAGATGGTGGTGGCATCAAAGGAATTATTCCTGCCACTGTTCTTGTTTACTTGGACAAAGCTCTTAAG GCTAAGGATCCAACAACATCGTTGGCGGATTATTTCGATGTGATATCAGGAACAAGCACTGGTGGACTCATGACTCTTATGTTAACAGCTCCAAGCTCACCTGGTTCCAATCAACCTCTTTTTACTCCATCAGAAGTCGTACAGTTCTACAAGGAAAATGGTCCTGATATATTTAAACTCAG ACCTCTCTGGGATCCTATCAGATGTCCCAAGTATGATGGAGTGTTCTTACGAAACAAAGCTAGAGAGTTATTGAAAAAGACACGACTGAATCAGACGTTGACGAACGTGGTAATAACATCTTTCGATGAGCAGAAAATCTACCCAGTTATATTCTCAAGCTTCAAG CTGAAGACACAAACTTACTTGAATGCGTTGCTCTCAGATATAGGTCTTGCCACTTCGGCTGCACCAACTTTTTTTCCATCCCACGAATTTCAGAACGATGGtgttaaatttgatttgatcGATGGTGCTATGGCTGCTAACAATCCA GCCCTGGTTGCTGCGAGTGAAGTGATACAACACAGTGGGGATAAGGAAATTTTGATGCTGTCATTAGGAACTGGAATACCCAAACCTAAGGAGAAATTAGGTGGCATCTTTGATCTTGGCTGCCAAGCTGCATGGCTACCTTTTCACATTGATGTTATCAGTGAAGTTGCATTCAGCACAGACATGACTCATTACTATCTTGCAACAATCTTCCCTGGCCTCTTACCTGACGAAAACTATCTTCGAATTGAG GAGTATAACCTGCCTCCATACATGAATGAAATGGATAATGCTAAGCCAAGGAACATGAAAAACCTTGAAAAGGTAGGAAAGGGTCTGTTGACCCAAAAAGTCAAGAGGATGAAGGTGAATACATTTCAACCATTTGAACTAGACCAGACAAATGCTCAAGCTCTTGACAG GTTGGCTGAGAAATTATTTGCAGAGAGGCAGTTGCGTCTGAAAAGGAAATCTATGGAGGAAGGAGGAAGACCTTTCATTGAAACTATTTAA
- the LOC128194137 gene encoding patatin-like protein 3 yields MSPLLLFGLVFLSHFNGGLNTPLPPPNFGDHVSILSIDGGGIRGIIPATVLIYLDNALKAKDPTTSLADYFDVISGTSTGGIMSVMLAAPNASDSNRPLFTPSQVVQFYKKNGPNIFKPRSIIDPVQCPKYDGKFLRDTARQILKETRLDQTLTNLVIPTFDEDKIHPVIFSNYKLKTESYLNAKLSDIALGTSAAPTYFPSHEFQNDGVPFDLADGALAANNPALVAVSEVIQNNGEKEILLLSLGTGIPTAQKKLGGIFDLGCQALWLSLHQDTFNEAMFRTDVTHYYLATIFPGILPADNYLRIEEYNLDPSMEEMDDASKKNMDKLETVGKNLLLQKVKRMNVNTFLPFELDQTNAQALDKLAEQLYAERQLRLKRKSMEKGGRPFIETV; encoded by the exons ATGTCTCCActgcttttgtttggtttggtgTTTCTGAGCCACTTCAATGGCGGATTGAATACGCCATTGCCACCTCCAAACTTTGGAGATCATGTTTCCATTCTCAGCATAGATGGTGGTGGCATCAGAGGAATTATTCCAGCCACTGTTCTTATTTACTTGGACAATGCTCTTAAG GCTAAGGATCCAACAACATCGTTGGCAGATTATTTCGATGTGATATCAGGAACAAGCACCGGTGGAATCATGAGTGTTATGTTAGCAGCTCCAAACGCATCTGATTCCAATCGTCCTCTTTTTACTCCATCACAAGTCGTACAGTTCTACAAGAAAAATGGCCCTAACATATTTAAACCTAG ATCTATCATCGATCCCGTCCAATGTCCCAAGTATGATGGAAAGTTTTTACGAGATACAGCTCGTCAGATATTGAAAGAAACACGACTCGATCAAACGTTGACCAACTTGGTAATACCAACTTTTGACGAGGACAAAATCCATCCAGTTATATTCTCAAACTACAAG CTGAAGACAGAAAGTTACCTGAATGCGAAACTTTCAGATATAGCTCTTGGCACTTCGGCTGCACCAACTTATTTTCCATCCCACGAATTTCAGAATGATGGTGTTCCATTTGATTTGGCTGATGGTGCTCTCGCTGCTAATAATCCT GCTCTGGTTGCTGTGAGTGAAGTGATACAAAACAATGGAGAAAAGGAAATTTTGTTGCTGTCTTTAGGAACTGGAATACCCACAGCTCAGAAAAAGTTAGGTGGCATCTTTGATCTTGGCTGCCAAGCTTTATGGCTAAGTTTACACCAAGATACTTTCAATGAAGCTATGTTCAGAACAGACGTGACTCATTACTACCTTGCCACAATCTTCCCAGGCATCTTACCTGCAGATAACTATCTTCGAATTGAG GAGTATAACCTGGATCCGTCCATGGAAGAAATGGATGATGCTTCTAAAAAGAACATGGATAAGCTTGAAACGGTGGGAAAGAACCTGTTGCTCCAAAAAGTTAAGAGGATGAATGTGAATACATTTCTTCCATTTGAACTCGACCAAACAAATGCTCAAGCTCTTGACAA GTTGGCTGAGCAATTATATGCAGAGAGGCAATTGCGTCTGAAAAGGAAATCTATGGAAAAAGGAGGAAGACCTTTCATTGAAACTGTATAA